The Flaviramulus sp. BrNp1-15 genome has a window encoding:
- a CDS encoding BrxA/BrxB family bacilliredoxin produces MYPAELVKPMREDLTSVGFEELHTAEAVDKALAKEGTTLVVVNSVCGCAAANARPGARMSLQNAKKPDHIVTVFAGVDKEAVDTARGYMIPFPPSSPSMALFKDGELVHMLERHHIEGRPAELIAENLVDAYNEHC; encoded by the coding sequence ATGTATCCAGCAGAATTAGTAAAACCAATGCGTGAAGATTTAACGAGTGTAGGTTTTGAAGAATTGCATACAGCTGAAGCAGTTGATAAAGCTTTAGCAAAAGAAGGAACTACTTTAGTAGTTGTAAATTCGGTTTGTGGTTGTGCTGCAGCTAATGCACGACCAGGTGCTAGAATGAGTTTACAAAATGCTAAAAAACCAGACCATATTGTTACCGTTTTTGCAGGTGTAGATAAAGAAGCGGTTGATACTGCTCGTGGTTATATGATTCCATTTCCTCCAAGCTCTCCTAGTATGGCTTTGTTTAAGGATGGTGAATTGGTTCATATGTTAGAACGTCATCATATTGAAGGTCGCCCAGCAGAATTAATTGCTGAAAATTTAGTTGATGCTTATAATGAGCATTGTTAA
- a CDS encoding TerB family tellurite resistance protein yields MSFSKWIGGAIGWSFGGPIGAIIGLAIGSMVDAMTNGNDRPFLGEGNTQQRRTTHSTRPQQRPQTQSGDFEVSLLVLASIVIKADGKQDQSELDFVRQQFVNMYGKERANHAFRLFKNISKQKNISTRQVCLQIRQMMDHPSRLQLMHFLFGIAKADGTVTNDEERQIYTIAGYLGISSRDYESIKAMFYNSSDNAYKVLEIDKSATDDDIKKAYRKMAKKYHPDRVIHLGKEHQKGAEEKFRQVQAAYEQLQKERGF; encoded by the coding sequence ATGAGTTTTTCAAAATGGATAGGAGGCGCTATAGGATGGTCGTTTGGAGGTCCCATAGGCGCCATAATTGGATTAGCAATTGGTAGTATGGTTGATGCCATGACAAATGGAAATGACAGACCTTTTTTAGGAGAAGGCAATACACAACAACGAAGAACTACTCACAGTACTAGACCGCAACAACGCCCACAGACACAATCTGGAGATTTTGAGGTAAGTCTTCTTGTTCTCGCATCTATAGTTATAAAGGCAGATGGCAAACAAGACCAAAGCGAACTGGATTTTGTGCGCCAGCAGTTTGTAAATATGTACGGTAAAGAACGCGCAAATCATGCGTTTAGGCTTTTTAAAAACATTAGTAAACAAAAGAATATTTCTACCAGACAGGTATGTTTACAGATTAGACAAATGATGGATCATCCATCGCGTTTACAACTTATGCATTTTCTATTTGGTATTGCAAAAGCAGATGGTACGGTAACAAATGATGAAGAGCGCCAAATATATACCATTGCAGGCTATTTAGGTATTAGTTCTCGCGATTACGAGAGTATTAAAGCTATGTTTTATAACAGTAGCGATAATGCATATAAAGTTTTAGAGATAGATAAAAGTGCTACTGATGATGACATTAAAAAAGCCTACCGTAAAATGGCCAAAAAATACCATCCAGATAGAGTAATTCATTTAGGAAAAGAACACCAAAAAGGCGCTGAAGAAAAGTTTAGACAAGTGCAAGCAGCTTATGAGCAGTTACAAAAGGAACGTGGGTTTTAA
- a CDS encoding DUF1569 domain-containing protein yields MKNIFDLKETNALIERINKLDAYAKPLWGKMSVDQMFAHCNVTYEMIYDSKHPKPNAFKKFMLKVVVKPYVVSEKPYKKNSRTAPEFVVADSKNFVEEKARLIDFLIKTQNLGASYFDNKPSHSFGSLTAKEWNNLFYKHLDHHLRQFGV; encoded by the coding sequence ATGAAAAATATTTTTGACTTAAAAGAAACCAATGCATTAATTGAGAGGATCAACAAATTAGATGCATATGCTAAACCACTTTGGGGAAAAATGAGCGTTGATCAAATGTTTGCGCATTGTAACGTGACTTATGAAATGATTTACGATAGCAAACATCCAAAGCCCAATGCATTTAAAAAGTTTATGTTAAAAGTAGTTGTAAAACCTTATGTTGTAAGCGAAAAACCATATAAAAAGAATAGCAGAACAGCACCAGAGTTTGTTGTTGCAGATTCAAAAAATTTTGTTGAAGAAAAAGCAAGATTGATAGATTTTTTAATAAAAACTCAAAATTTAGGAGCATCTTATTTTGATAACAAACCGTCTCATTCTTTTGGAAGCTTAACAGCTAAGGAATGGAATAATTTATTTTATAAGCATTTAGACCATCATTTGAGGCAGTTTGGAGTTTGA
- a CDS encoding LD-carboxypeptidase, which produces MSKNLLTLSLICAVFFFGINPASAQNEVTEKLNMILKQPPYLKAGDTVAIVAPSGILKNRDKEIEQAKVLLKSWGLEVVIGNHVFNKENHFAGSDDERCEDFQKALDNPQISAIWCARGGYGTVRILDKLDYSKFKQNPKWLIGYSDITALHNQMHNEGIESIHAMMCTSLQDDMATIKETVSTFKDAIFGKSLNYTLEGSKYNKTGNATGKLVGGNLTMLHTMLGSKTSIDVSEKILFIEEIGEYKYHIDRMLQSLKRAGYFDNCKGVIVGDMSKLRKNTTLWGTSVEQLILDALQDYNFPIAFNMPAGHEKDNRAMILGRTVELTVSKDKSTVKFKD; this is translated from the coding sequence ATGTCAAAAAACCTTCTAACATTAAGCTTAATTTGTGCTGTTTTTTTCTTTGGAATAAATCCCGCTTCAGCACAAAATGAAGTAACTGAAAAACTAAACATGATTTTAAAACAGCCACCATATTTAAAAGCGGGCGATACGGTTGCTATTGTCGCTCCATCTGGAATTTTAAAAAACAGAGACAAAGAAATTGAGCAAGCCAAGGTTTTACTAAAAAGTTGGGGTTTAGAAGTTGTTATTGGCAATCATGTTTTTAATAAAGAGAATCATTTTGCTGGAAGTGATGATGAACGTTGCGAAGATTTTCAAAAAGCTTTAGACAACCCACAAATTAGTGCCATTTGGTGTGCACGAGGTGGCTACGGAACTGTTAGAATTTTAGACAAATTAGATTATTCTAAGTTTAAACAAAACCCAAAATGGCTCATTGGATATTCTGATATTACAGCGCTTCATAATCAAATGCACAATGAAGGTATTGAAAGCATACACGCCATGATGTGTACGAGTTTACAAGATGACATGGCAACTATTAAAGAAACCGTTTCAACTTTTAAAGATGCTATTTTTGGAAAATCTTTAAACTATACTTTAGAAGGATCTAAATATAACAAAACAGGTAACGCAACTGGAAAATTAGTTGGTGGTAATTTAACCATGTTACACACTATGTTAGGCTCTAAAACCAGTATTGATGTATCTGAAAAAATACTTTTTATTGAAGAAATTGGGGAATACAAATATCATATAGACCGTATGTTACAAAGTTTAAAACGTGCCGGTTATTTTGATAATTGTAAAGGTGTAATTGTAGGCGATATGAGTAAACTACGTAAAAACACTACGCTTTGGGGAACCTCTGTTGAGCAACTTATTTTAGACGCTTTACAAGATTACAATTTCCCAATAGCTTTTAATATGCCTGCTGGTCATGAAAAAGATAATAGAGCTATGATTTTGGGAAGAACTGTTGAGTTGACGGTAAGTAAAGATAAATCTACTGTGAAGTTTAAAGATTAG
- the metG gene encoding methionine--tRNA ligase, whose product MSTPKRYTITTALPYTNGPIHIGHLAGVYVPADIYARYLRLTGNDVALIGGSDEHGVPITIKAKKEGVSPQDIVDKYHAIIKKSFEDFGISFDNYSRTSAKIHHETASEFFKTLYDKGEFIEETTEQLYDEEANQFLADRFVTGTCPKCGNEEAYGDQCENCGTSLNATDLINPKSALTGNVPTLKETKHWFLPLDKHEAFLKEWILKGHKKDWKPNVYGQVKSWIDDGLRPRAVTRDLDWGIPVPVEGGEGKVLYVWFDAPIGYISSTIEWAKRVGKDWEPYWKDKDTKLVHFIGKDNIVFHCIIFPSMLKAEGSYILPDNVPANEFLNLEGNKLSTSKNWAVWLPEYLEEFPNQQDVLRYVLTANAPETKDNDFTWKDFQARNNNELVAIFGNFINRVVVLTNKYYEGVVPESAEFLKVDEETLAAVKAYPDVIASSIERYRFREAGQELMNLARLGNKYLADAEPWKMVKVDEARTKTIMYVALQIASALATLSEPFLPFTSTKLKGILSVGSSDSTQENCIENTWNDISTKEVLLPAGHQIGKAELLFSKIEDETIQKQLDKLEASKKANEAANKVVEPQKETITFEDFTKLDIRVGTILEAEKMPKTKKLLVLKVDTGIDTRTIVSGIAESFTPEEVVGKKVTVLVNLAPRKLRGVESQGMILMTETPGGKLVFVNPDDEKVNNGLQVS is encoded by the coding sequence ATGAGCACACCAAAACGATATACAATTACTACGGCACTTCCTTATACTAATGGCCCCATTCATATTGGTCATTTAGCAGGAGTTTATGTGCCAGCTGATATTTATGCGCGTTATTTACGATTAACAGGAAATGATGTTGCGCTTATTGGTGGTAGTGATGAGCATGGTGTTCCAATTACTATAAAGGCTAAAAAAGAGGGCGTGTCTCCACAAGATATTGTGGATAAATACCACGCTATAATTAAAAAATCGTTTGAAGATTTTGGAATCTCTTTTGATAATTATTCGCGTACATCGGCTAAAATTCATCATGAAACTGCATCAGAATTCTTTAAAACCTTGTATGATAAAGGCGAATTTATTGAAGAAACCACAGAACAATTGTATGACGAAGAAGCAAATCAGTTTTTAGCAGACAGGTTTGTTACTGGAACCTGCCCTAAATGTGGTAATGAAGAAGCCTATGGTGACCAATGTGAAAACTGTGGAACTAGTTTAAATGCGACCGATTTAATTAACCCAAAATCGGCATTAACAGGTAATGTACCTACTTTAAAAGAAACCAAACACTGGTTTTTGCCTTTAGATAAACACGAAGCCTTTTTAAAAGAATGGATTTTAAAGGGACACAAAAAAGATTGGAAACCTAATGTTTATGGGCAAGTAAAATCTTGGATAGATGATGGTTTACGCCCACGTGCTGTAACCCGAGATTTAGATTGGGGAATACCAGTGCCTGTTGAAGGAGGTGAAGGCAAAGTACTTTACGTATGGTTTGATGCGCCTATTGGTTATATTTCGTCAACTATAGAATGGGCAAAACGCGTTGGTAAAGATTGGGAACCTTACTGGAAAGATAAAGACACCAAATTAGTTCATTTTATTGGTAAGGATAATATTGTATTTCATTGCATCATTTTTCCATCTATGTTAAAAGCAGAAGGCTCATATATTTTACCAGATAACGTGCCTGCTAATGAGTTTTTAAATTTAGAAGGCAATAAGCTATCAACCTCAAAAAACTGGGCTGTATGGTTGCCAGAATATTTAGAAGAGTTTCCAAATCAACAAGATGTATTGCGTTATGTACTAACTGCAAATGCTCCAGAAACTAAGGATAACGATTTTACGTGGAAAGATTTTCAGGCTAGAAATAATAATGAGTTGGTGGCTATTTTTGGAAACTTCATTAATCGTGTGGTAGTTTTAACCAATAAGTATTATGAAGGTGTTGTTCCCGAATCTGCGGAATTTTTAAAGGTAGATGAAGAGACCTTAGCAGCAGTAAAAGCCTATCCAGATGTCATTGCAAGTTCAATAGAGCGTTACCGTTTTAGAGAAGCAGGACAAGAATTAATGAATTTAGCCCGATTAGGAAATAAATATTTGGCAGATGCAGAGCCTTGGAAAATGGTGAAAGTAGATGAAGCACGTACAAAAACGATTATGTATGTAGCGCTTCAAATTGCAAGTGCTCTAGCAACATTAAGCGAACCGTTTTTACCGTTTACTTCAACCAAGTTAAAAGGAATTCTTAGTGTTGGTTCGAGTGATTCGACGCAGGAGAATTGTATCGAGAACACATGGAACGATATCAGCACAAAAGAAGTTTTATTACCGGCAGGACATCAAATAGGGAAAGCTGAGTTGTTGTTCTCTAAAATTGAAGATGAAACTATTCAAAAACAACTTGATAAACTAGAAGCTAGCAAAAAGGCAAATGAGGCTGCAAATAAAGTTGTAGAGCCACAAAAAGAGACCATCACTTTTGAAGATTTCACAAAGTTAGACATAAGAGTAGGAACCATTTTAGAGGCTGAAAAAATGCCTAAAACTAAAAAACTATTGGTTTTAAAAGTTGATACTGGTATTGATACTAGAACCATAGTTTCTGGAATTGCAGAAAGCTTTACACCAGAAGAGGTAGTTGGTAAAAAAGTAACAGTTTTAGTTAATTTGGCACCAAGAAAATTACGCGGTGTAGAAAGCCAGGGTATGATTTTAATGACCGAAACTCCAGGGGGTAAGTTAGTGTTTGTAAATCCAGATGACGAAAAAGTGAATAACGGGTTACAAGTGAGTTAA
- a CDS encoding ferritin yields the protein MLSKTIEDALNNQIRIEAESSQIYLAMACWAEVKGLEGVSNFMYAQSDEEREHMLKLVKFVNERGGHAKISELAAPNVTFKSFKEMFEKLFDHEVYVSQSINELVHISLEERDYATHNFLQWYVAEQIEEEAVARTILDKINMIGDDKGGLYLFDRDIENLTVTTAAMDAPE from the coding sequence ATGTTATCAAAAACAATAGAAGACGCATTAAATAATCAAATTAGAATAGAAGCAGAATCTTCTCAAATATACTTAGCTATGGCTTGTTGGGCTGAGGTTAAGGGTTTAGAAGGTGTGTCAAATTTTATGTATGCACAATCTGATGAAGAGCGTGAACACATGCTAAAACTTGTAAAGTTTGTAAACGAACGAGGAGGGCATGCTAAAATTTCAGAATTAGCTGCGCCAAATGTTACTTTCAAGTCGTTTAAAGAAATGTTTGAAAAATTATTTGACCATGAAGTTTATGTTTCACAAAGTATAAATGAATTGGTTCATATTAGTCTAGAAGAAAGAGATTATGCAACGCATAACTTTTTACAATGGTATGTGGCAGAACAAATAGAAGAAGAGGCTGTTGCGCGTACAATTTTAGATAAAATTAATATGATTGGTGATGATAAAGGAGGTCTTTATTTATTTGATAGAGATATCGAAAATTTAACAGTTACTACAGCCGCAATGGATGCACCAGAATAA
- a CDS encoding Tex family protein, whose translation MINYIISKTKLPEISVKNTIQLFNEDCTIPFISRYRKEHTGNLDEVQIGDIAKYKEQFEALQKRKITILKALEEQNVLTLELKQKIESTQDLTTLEDLYLPFKKSRKTKAEKARQNGLEPLSKIIMSQNANDIESIAFKYVKGDVNSVEEALDGARHIIAEWINERSDIRNNIRHQLERHAMISTKVIKIKAEDENAQKFRDYFDWEENLSRIPSHRLLAILRAEKEGFIRVKIEIDDERALDRIESKTIRSNNECAKQIEVAIKDAYKRLLLPSLSNEALQIAKDKADESAITVFAKNLKQLLLGSPLGEKRVLAIDPGFRTGCKVVCLDAQGTLLHNETIYPHPPKSDSIGAMKKIASLSEAYKIEAIAIGNGTASRETEAIVKKVHFKNDMQVFVVSEAGASIYSASKIAREEFPNYDVTVRGSVSIGRRLQDPLAELVKIDAKSIGVGQYQHDVDQNKLQKQLDVVVENCVNAVGVNINTASIPLLSYVSGIGPKLAENIFNYRNEKGVFLSRKDIKKVPRLGEKAFEQGAAFLRIKEAKNPLDDSAVHPESYAIVAKMAKDLGKSVQDLIGNVDLLKKIDLKKYCSNLVGLPTLQDIIKELEKPGLDIREKAKVFTFNQNIKTINDLQEGQLLPGIVNNITNFGCFVDVGIKESGLIHVLNLSDSFVKDVNEHVSLHQQIIVKVLEVDVPRKRIQLKLHK comes from the coding sequence ATGATAAATTATATAATTTCCAAAACAAAACTCCCAGAAATATCTGTAAAAAACACAATTCAACTATTTAATGAAGATTGTACTATTCCATTCATATCACGTTATCGAAAAGAGCACACAGGAAATCTAGATGAAGTGCAAATTGGTGATATTGCAAAGTATAAAGAACAATTTGAAGCGTTACAGAAACGCAAAATAACTATTCTAAAAGCCTTAGAAGAACAAAACGTTTTAACTTTAGAATTAAAACAAAAAATAGAGTCTACTCAAGATTTAACAACCCTTGAAGATTTATACTTGCCTTTTAAAAAGAGTAGAAAAACCAAGGCCGAAAAAGCAAGACAAAATGGACTGGAACCATTGTCTAAAATCATTATGTCGCAAAATGCAAATGATATTGAATCCATTGCATTTAAATACGTAAAAGGCGATGTAAATTCAGTTGAAGAAGCATTAGATGGTGCACGACATATTATTGCAGAGTGGATTAACGAGCGTAGTGATATTAGAAACAACATACGCCATCAATTAGAGCGTCATGCTATGATTTCCACGAAAGTGATAAAAATAAAAGCTGAAGATGAAAACGCACAAAAATTTAGAGACTATTTTGATTGGGAAGAAAATTTAAGTAGAATTCCATCTCACCGTTTATTAGCTATTTTAAGAGCAGAAAAAGAAGGGTTTATAAGAGTGAAAATTGAAATTGATGATGAACGTGCTCTTGATAGAATAGAAAGTAAAACTATTCGCTCTAATAACGAATGCGCTAAACAAATAGAAGTAGCTATTAAAGACGCGTATAAACGCTTATTATTACCATCATTAAGCAATGAAGCGCTTCAAATAGCCAAAGACAAAGCAGATGAATCTGCCATAACTGTTTTTGCAAAAAACTTAAAGCAATTATTATTAGGATCTCCCTTAGGTGAAAAACGGGTTTTAGCAATCGATCCGGGTTTTAGAACGGGTTGTAAGGTAGTTTGTTTAGATGCACAAGGCACGTTATTACATAACGAAACTATTTATCCTCATCCTCCAAAAAGCGATAGTATTGGCGCTATGAAAAAGATAGCGTCATTAAGTGAAGCTTATAAAATTGAAGCTATTGCCATAGGAAACGGAACAGCATCTCGTGAAACTGAAGCTATCGTTAAGAAAGTGCATTTTAAAAATGACATGCAAGTGTTTGTAGTAAGTGAAGCTGGAGCGAGTATTTATTCGGCATCTAAAATAGCTAGAGAAGAATTTCCGAATTACGATGTTACGGTTCGTGGTTCTGTTTCTATTGGAAGACGGTTACAAGACCCTTTAGCAGAATTGGTTAAAATTGATGCTAAATCTATTGGTGTAGGTCAATATCAACATGATGTAGACCAAAATAAGCTTCAAAAACAATTAGATGTTGTGGTAGAGAATTGTGTAAACGCAGTTGGTGTAAACATTAATACAGCAAGTATTCCTTTGTTAAGTTATGTGTCTGGAATTGGGCCAAAGTTAGCAGAGAATATTTTTAATTATAGAAATGAAAAAGGCGTTTTTTTATCTAGAAAAGATATTAAAAAAGTGCCGCGTTTAGGCGAGAAAGCTTTTGAGCAAGGTGCAGCTTTTTTAAGAATAAAGGAAGCTAAAAACCCATTAGATGATTCAGCTGTACACCCAGAGAGTTATGCTATTGTGGCAAAAATGGCTAAAGATTTAGGGAAGTCTGTTCAGGATTTAATAGGAAACGTAGATCTTCTTAAAAAAATAGATTTAAAAAAATATTGCTCAAATTTAGTGGGGTTACCAACACTTCAAGATATTATTAAAGAACTTGAAAAACCTGGTTTAGATATTCGAGAAAAAGCTAAAGTGTTCACTTTTAATCAAAATATAAAAACCATTAATGATTTGCAAGAAGGACAACTACTACCGGGTATTGTAAATAATATTACCAATTTTGGCTGTTTTGTAGATGTGGGTATTAAAGAAAGTGGACTAATTCACGTATTAAATTTATCAGATAGCTTTGTTAAGGATGTTAACGAACATGTGAGTTTACATCAACAAATAATTGTAAAAGTTTTAGAGGTTGATGTTCCGCGAAAGCGTATTCAACTAAAATTACATAAATAA
- a CDS encoding TerB family tellurite resistance protein: MSFSDLFDSGFKKRNEGHFASIVRVAMDDGIITDDEKAFLDRLANNLNISEADYKSILKDYKKHPINPPIEYDLRLERLYDLVRMVHVDQIKGDPEHKLLNKIGVGLGFHAVNVKYIVDKALTLVNNGVDLDTFVDQIKNMNK; encoded by the coding sequence ATGTCTTTTTCAGATTTATTTGATAGTGGGTTTAAAAAACGTAATGAAGGTCATTTTGCATCTATTGTTCGTGTAGCTATGGATGACGGAATTATTACTGATGATGAAAAAGCCTTTTTAGATAGATTAGCTAATAATTTAAACATTAGTGAGGCTGATTATAAATCAATTTTAAAGGATTATAAGAAGCATCCTATTAATCCGCCAATTGAGTATGATTTACGTTTAGAGCGTTTATATGATTTGGTAAGAATGGTACATGTTGACCAAATTAAAGGTGATCCAGAACACAAGCTTTTAAATAAAATTGGAGTTGGTTTAGGTTTTCATGCTGTAAACGTAAAATATATAGTAGATAAGGCATTAACACTGGTAAATAACGGTGTAGATTTAGATACTTTTGTAGACCAAATAAAAAATATGAATAAATAA
- a CDS encoding fructose 1,6-bisphosphatase has translation MAKKNTPEASQEIPASLEANSKIDAIKQLIFGENIQAYDSEFETLKEDIRKKKEALESLIDEVREELLKNIDNLGTDINIRITELESSIEDKMDNLDDRKLDRKVLGDLLMKLGEKISQ, from the coding sequence ATGGCGAAAAAGAATACTCCAGAAGCATCACAAGAAATTCCTGCTAGCTTAGAAGCAAATTCAAAAATAGACGCAATTAAGCAACTTATTTTTGGAGAAAACATTCAAGCTTACGATAGCGAATTTGAAACTCTAAAAGAAGATATTAGAAAGAAGAAGGAAGCCTTAGAATCATTAATTGATGAAGTAAGAGAAGAATTGCTTAAAAATATTGATAATTTAGGGACAGACATTAATATTAGAATTACCGAATTAGAAAGTTCCATAGAAGATAAAATGGATAATCTTGACGATAGGAAACTAGACCGAAAAGTTCTTGGTGATTTATTAATGAAATTAGGCGAAAAAATAAGCCAATAA
- a CDS encoding cell envelope biogenesis protein OmpA — protein MNQEDKLNILKDILLTDEREYTLSIQKKIKILEDTINKQKQLSTKVNPIINEKLDEFVKEIPSTLGPTITEALKTEIKNSQDAVVEALFPIIGKMIKKYVQQEMRILSEKINEQTNKFTFESLKRRFFSKKTGVSQGDLLIQDQIKPKVEQLMVIEKGSGLVVSEYSKTQGIDQDMVAGMLTAIKSFAEDAFSKENQDLQYIEYETYHIHLQNFSSYYIAVVISGAYNVIFKSKLEDKLLDFAKNYINKEDLQDQDSFSKKLKSYFKNEDF, from the coding sequence ATGAATCAAGAAGATAAATTAAATATTCTTAAAGACATCTTGCTTACAGATGAGAGAGAGTATACCTTATCGATTCAAAAAAAAATTAAAATATTAGAGGACACAATTAATAAACAAAAGCAATTATCTACTAAAGTAAATCCAATAATAAATGAAAAGTTGGATGAATTTGTAAAAGAAATACCTAGTACTTTAGGTCCAACAATTACAGAAGCATTAAAAACAGAAATTAAAAATTCTCAAGACGCAGTTGTTGAAGCATTATTTCCTATAATTGGGAAAATGATAAAGAAATATGTACAGCAGGAAATGCGTATTCTTTCAGAAAAAATTAATGAGCAGACAAATAAATTTACTTTTGAAAGTTTAAAACGCAGATTTTTTTCTAAAAAAACAGGAGTTAGTCAAGGGGATTTACTTATACAGGATCAAATAAAACCTAAAGTTGAACAACTAATGGTAATAGAAAAAGGTTCTGGTTTAGTTGTTTCAGAGTATTCTAAAACACAAGGTATAGATCAAGATATGGTTGCTGGTATGTTAACTGCTATTAAGAGTTTTGCTGAAGACGCTTTTAGTAAAGAAAATCAGGATTTACAGTATATTGAGTATGAAACTTACCATATTCATTTACAAAATTTTTCATCATATTACATTGCAGTTGTTATCTCTGGTGCATATAATGTAATATTTAAGAGTAAACTTGAAGATAAATTATTAGATTTCGCCAAAAATTATATTAATAAAGAAGACTTGCAAGATCAAGACTCTTTTTCTAAAAAATTAAAATCTTATTTTAAGAATGAAGATTTCTAA
- a CDS encoding Rab family GTPase, with amino-acid sequence MKISKKIVLLGHFGVGKSSLIRRFVENTFSENYRVTIGVHIFKKEVHIPSGEDVSLVIWDLEGNDDINQTRPSYLIGTSGFIYVFDLSRPVTYSTLNPDINYIKNNFPKTPLKVVGNKADLVTKDFVKQNSDVFKPFVDYYTSAKTGSKVEDLFTRLATELIE; translated from the coding sequence ATGAAGATTTCTAAAAAAATCGTTTTACTAGGGCACTTTGGGGTTGGAAAATCCTCGCTCATTAGACGTTTTGTTGAAAATACATTTTCCGAAAACTACAGAGTTACCATTGGGGTACATATATTCAAAAAAGAAGTTCATATTCCATCAGGTGAAGATGTGTCTTTAGTAATTTGGGATTTAGAGGGGAATGACGATATTAATCAAACCAGACCTTCATACCTTATTGGTACCAGTGGTTTTATATATGTGTTTGATCTTTCCAGACCAGTTACTTACAGTACATTAAATCCAGATATAAATTATATTAAAAATAATTTCCCTAAAACACCTTTAAAGGTTGTAGGAAACAAAGCAGATTTAGTAACAAAAGACTTTGTTAAGCAGAACAGCGATGTTTTTAAACCTTTTGTCGATTATTATACAAGTGCTAAAACAGGTAGTAAAGTTGAAGATCTTTTTACTAGATTAGCTACAGAGTTAATTGAATAA